In Mongoliitalea daihaiensis, one DNA window encodes the following:
- the trpD gene encoding anthranilate phosphoribosyltransferase, with the protein MKEILNQLIEHKTLSKAQAREVLKNIASGNYNTSQIAAFMTVYLMRSITVDELSGFREAMLELCVPVEIPEYDAIDLCGTGGDGKDTFNISTLASFIVAGAGQAVAKHGNTGVSSICGSSNLLASFGYEFTNDIDKIRRNLDEAGICFLHAPLFHPAMKHVAPIRKELGVKTFFNMLGPMVNPSFPKKQLVGVFSLELARLYGYLYQENEGRFSILHALDGYDEISLTGDFKMISNDGEKLYTPAGIGLPKIVAASIAGGETIAESAKIFEQVLKGKGTAEQNAVVIANAAAALVTADAQMDFPTAIAKATDSLMGGKALQVFQALLSPKTSISISN; encoded by the coding sequence ATGAAAGAGATATTAAATCAGTTAATTGAACATAAAACACTCTCGAAAGCGCAAGCGAGAGAGGTGCTAAAAAACATTGCATCGGGCAACTATAATACAAGTCAAATTGCAGCTTTTATGACTGTTTATTTGATGCGGAGTATCACGGTAGACGAACTCTCTGGTTTTCGGGAGGCCATGTTGGAACTATGCGTTCCTGTCGAAATTCCTGAATATGATGCTATCGATTTGTGTGGAACAGGAGGGGATGGCAAAGATACCTTTAATATTTCGACACTAGCTTCATTTATTGTGGCTGGTGCTGGACAGGCAGTGGCAAAGCATGGCAATACGGGGGTTTCTTCCATTTGCGGTTCTTCCAATCTCTTAGCCTCTTTTGGTTATGAATTTACTAATGATATCGATAAAATTCGTCGGAACTTGGACGAGGCTGGGATATGCTTTCTGCATGCTCCATTATTTCACCCCGCTATGAAACATGTAGCGCCCATTAGAAAAGAACTGGGTGTAAAAACTTTCTTCAATATGTTGGGGCCAATGGTGAACCCTTCCTTTCCTAAAAAGCAATTAGTGGGCGTATTTAGTTTGGAGTTAGCTCGCTTGTATGGCTATCTCTACCAAGAGAATGAAGGAAGATTTAGTATCTTACATGCATTGGATGGATATGACGAGATTTCATTGACAGGTGACTTCAAGATGATATCCAACGATGGAGAAAAGTTATATACACCAGCAGGTATAGGTTTGCCAAAAATAGTGGCCGCGAGCATAGCAGGAGGAGAGACGATTGCTGAGTCAGCCAAGATTTTTGAGCAAGTGTTGAAAGGTAAAGGAACTGCGGAACAAAATGCCGTGGTGATTGCAAATGCTGCTGCAGCCTTAGTCACAGCTGATGCTCAGATGGATTTTCCAACAGCCATAGCAAAAGCTACGGATTCTCTCATGGGGGGAAAGGCCCTTCAAGTTTTCCAAGCGTTACTTTCGCCTAAAACCAGTATTTCAATTAGCAATTAA
- the tamL gene encoding translocation and assembly module lipoprotein TamL — protein sequence MLVLLLSFFSCSIKKYIPEGEHLYTAHKLTLETSINKQDRSRLESELTPLIRPNPNSTILGQRFGLWAYYKGQQEKPGFINRYLARKFGEEPVYLSNVQPQRTEGILLNRLENKGYFLGTSTSEVTKGRKYAQVAYRLIFGEAYKLATYTLQEDTSALMLTIQEDLENTLLPVGSRFDLDQLKAERTRIDAMLKSKGYFNFNADLLIFEVDTNQYQDKQFDLLLRLKSNVPQRSLHPYTIQNISVFPDFSISGNRQARDTVVVNGVGIIQDELVFKPEYLEPYILFKNNTRFNPTTSRLTSNRLSAIGNFRYVNIEFQQADTVLMENGTYPLNARVFLSPLNKRSVRAELQGVTKSNTFVGPGLVLNYSNRNIFQAGEIFTLRGNIGYEQQVASGQREALRSIELGLQANLIFPRVLFPIPIMNRFQIAIPKTRMGLGFEYQNRTDLYLIQSYNASFGYFWNVNRYAYHELNPLALSVVNLARTTPQFEEILNSNPFLRRSFEQQFILGLNYAFNYNQLIDENRKTPLFFASSIDIAGNSLFAVNSIFNARNPESFLGLEYAQYVKGDIDFRVYHRFSSENLLVARFFGGIGAPLGNSVSLPFVKQYFSGGPRSVRSFRIRSLGPGSFVPQTIGTGGFFDQAGDIIIESNLEYRFPFNKYLKGALFVDAGNVWLFNENEALPGGKFSSKWAEQLGVGAGIGLRFDIQIFVLRFDLAAPVRRPWLQQEDRWIRDVRFTDRDWRRDNLILNFAIGYPF from the coding sequence ATGTTAGTGCTACTCCTAAGTTTCTTTTCGTGTAGTATAAAAAAATATATCCCGGAAGGCGAGCACTTGTATACTGCTCATAAACTAACCTTAGAGACTTCGATTAATAAACAGGATCGATCTAGATTGGAGTCCGAATTAACGCCCTTGATTCGTCCCAATCCAAATTCAACCATACTCGGTCAACGCTTTGGACTATGGGCTTACTATAAAGGACAGCAAGAAAAACCAGGTTTTATCAACCGCTATTTGGCTAGAAAATTTGGAGAAGAGCCTGTTTATCTTTCCAATGTTCAACCACAGCGAACCGAAGGTATTTTATTGAATCGTCTGGAGAATAAAGGTTATTTTTTGGGTACATCTACATCAGAAGTAACTAAAGGAAGAAAGTATGCGCAGGTCGCTTATAGGTTAATTTTTGGAGAAGCCTATAAACTGGCAACCTATACCTTGCAAGAGGATACTTCTGCCTTGATGCTAACCATTCAGGAAGATCTTGAAAATACACTTCTACCGGTTGGGAGTAGATTTGATTTGGATCAATTGAAGGCTGAACGTACACGTATTGATGCGATGTTAAAAAGTAAAGGCTATTTTAATTTTAATGCAGACTTATTGATTTTTGAGGTAGATACGAATCAATACCAAGACAAGCAATTTGACCTATTACTACGACTGAAAAGTAATGTTCCTCAGCGCTCTCTCCACCCTTATACCATACAAAATATTTCAGTTTTCCCAGATTTTTCCATATCCGGCAATAGACAAGCGAGAGATACAGTAGTTGTCAATGGAGTAGGGATTATACAGGATGAGTTAGTTTTTAAACCAGAATATTTGGAACCATACATCTTGTTTAAAAACAATACACGCTTCAATCCTACCACATCAAGATTGACAAGTAATCGATTATCTGCTATTGGTAATTTTCGGTATGTTAACATCGAGTTTCAACAGGCAGATACAGTTTTGATGGAGAATGGGACGTATCCATTGAACGCACGTGTATTTCTGTCTCCATTAAATAAACGGAGTGTTCGAGCAGAACTTCAGGGAGTTACTAAATCCAATACATTTGTTGGTCCGGGCTTAGTTTTGAATTATAGTAATCGAAATATATTTCAGGCGGGTGAAATCTTTACGCTCCGAGGAAATATTGGGTATGAACAACAAGTAGCATCTGGTCAGCGGGAAGCTTTGCGTTCCATAGAATTGGGATTACAAGCCAATTTGATCTTTCCACGGGTACTTTTTCCTATTCCGATCATGAACCGTTTTCAAATTGCAATACCAAAAACTCGAATGGGACTAGGTTTTGAATACCAAAACCGCACGGATTTATATCTTATCCAATCTTACAATGCATCCTTTGGGTATTTTTGGAATGTCAATCGGTATGCCTATCACGAATTGAATCCATTGGCATTGAGTGTGGTTAACCTTGCGAGGACTACGCCTCAATTTGAGGAAATTCTAAACTCCAATCCATTTTTAAGACGAAGTTTTGAGCAACAATTTATCCTGGGATTGAATTATGCATTCAATTATAATCAGTTGATAGATGAGAACAGAAAAACCCCTTTATTTTTCGCAAGTTCAATTGATATTGCTGGTAATAGTTTGTTTGCGGTTAATTCAATTTTTAACGCTAGAAACCCAGAGTCTTTTTTGGGATTAGAATATGCGCAATATGTTAAAGGCGATATTGATTTCCGTGTTTATCATCGTTTTAGTTCAGAAAACTTGCTGGTAGCAAGGTTTTTTGGAGGTATAGGAGCTCCTTTGGGTAATTCTGTTTCTCTGCCATTTGTCAAGCAATATTTTAGTGGAGGACCTAGAAGTGTACGATCTTTCCGGATTCGTTCCTTGGGTCCAGGTTCATTTGTACCTCAAACAATTGGTACGGGTGGATTCTTTGATCAAGCAGGGGATATCATCATAGAGTCCAATTTGGAATACCGCTTTCCATTCAACAAATACCTTAAAGGAGCATTGTTTGTAGATGCTGGGAATGTTTGGTTATTCAATGAAAATGAGGCGCTTCCAGGTGGAAAATTTTCCTCCAAATGGGCTGAACAATTGGGGGTAGGAGCAGGAATAGGACTTCGATTTGATATTCAAATCTTTGTATTACGATTTGATTTGGCTGCTCCTGTAAGACGCCCATGGTTACAACAGGAAGATCGATGGATAAGAGATGTTAGATTTACGGATCGTGATTGGAGAAGGGATAATTTAATTTTAAATTTTGCAATCGGGTACCCTTTCTAG
- the trpC gene encoding indole-3-glycerol phosphate synthase TrpC, whose translation MNILDKIIAHKATEVAENKSLVPVKLLEKSIYFKSEVVSMKRYITRGDKTGIIAEFKRKSPSKGVINGAASVEATTIGYMQAGASALSILTDHEFFGGKNDDLSIARKYNFCPILRKDFIIDEYQLIEAKSVGADCILLIAAALTPEKLRSLASFAKSLGLEVLMEVHDGDELERSLNEHLDLVGVNNRSLKTFDVSLETSYSLVNAIPKEFVKISESGISSPETLIELKQAGFDGFLIGENFMKTSRPEQAALNFMNAYRKLIKTTQVI comes from the coding sequence ATGAATATTCTTGATAAAATTATCGCCCACAAGGCAACGGAAGTAGCAGAAAATAAAAGCTTGGTACCTGTAAAGCTTTTGGAAAAAAGTATCTATTTTAAATCAGAAGTGGTATCCATGAAACGGTACATCACTAGAGGAGATAAAACAGGTATCATCGCTGAGTTTAAACGTAAGTCTCCTTCTAAGGGAGTAATCAATGGAGCAGCGAGTGTGGAGGCTACCACCATTGGTTACATGCAGGCAGGCGCATCTGCCTTGTCTATATTGACTGATCACGAGTTCTTTGGTGGTAAAAATGACGACCTATCGATCGCTCGAAAATATAATTTTTGTCCCATTCTTAGGAAGGATTTCATCATTGACGAATATCAATTGATTGAAGCGAAATCTGTAGGAGCTGATTGTATTTTGCTTATAGCAGCGGCTTTAACACCTGAAAAATTACGCTCCTTGGCTTCCTTTGCAAAAAGTTTGGGATTGGAAGTTTTGATGGAAGTACATGATGGAGATGAGTTAGAAAGAAGCCTGAATGAACACCTGGATTTAGTGGGTGTCAATAATCGAAGTTTAAAAACATTTGATGTCAGCTTGGAAACCTCCTACTCCTTGGTGAATGCCATTCCAAAAGAGTTTGTGAAGATTTCAGAAAGCGGGATTTCAAGTCCTGAGACCTTGATAGAATTAAAGCAGGCAGGTTTTGATGGATTTTTGATAGGTGAAAACTTTATGAAAACCAGTAGACCAGAACAGGCGGCATTAAACTTCATGAATGCATACAGGAAATTAATAAAAACTACTCAAGTGATCTAA
- a CDS encoding anthranilate synthase component I family protein, whose product MKRFNLQTNYKKVLADTITPVSIYLQIRDRFSNPILLESSDYHGQDNSYSYVCFNPLASFVLNNSQVKETLPDGSVLEYPVGKEKALMDALREFSSKFKDDNGKHKFISNGLFGYIQYDTVSFFEDIELKDRDSLGVPMMQYAVYQNVIVVDHFKNEMYLFEHQIEGSPKEPVMPLLETILNSKNIPSYSFKTVGEEFSNYSDEEFLDILKKGQEHCFRGDVFQIVLSRRFSSKFKGDEFNVYRALRSVNPSPYLFYFDYGSFKVFGSSPEAQIVVKNNKATIYPIAGTFKRTGNDLADASLARKLYDDPKENSEHVMLVDLARNDLSRSSEKVEVEVFKEIQYYSHVIHLVSKVTGTLPENANPLQLVADTFPAGTLSGAPKYKAMEIIDNLENMRRTFYGGAIGFLGFNGDFNHAILIRSFVSENNELRYQAGAGVVAKSSIQSELQEVANKLEALRVALKAAEKI is encoded by the coding sequence ATGAAACGATTTAATTTACAAACAAATTACAAAAAGGTATTAGCAGATACGATTACTCCTGTAAGTATTTACTTGCAAATCCGTGATCGATTTTCCAATCCTATATTGCTAGAAAGCTCCGATTATCATGGACAAGATAACAGCTATTCCTATGTTTGCTTCAATCCTCTGGCTTCCTTTGTCTTGAATAATAGTCAGGTAAAAGAAACCTTGCCAGATGGAAGTGTTTTGGAATACCCAGTGGGTAAGGAAAAAGCATTGATGGATGCCCTGAGAGAATTTTCCTCCAAATTTAAAGACGATAATGGAAAGCATAAATTTATATCCAACGGTCTTTTTGGCTATATCCAATACGATACAGTTAGCTTTTTTGAAGATATTGAATTGAAGGATAGAGATTCTTTGGGTGTTCCGATGATGCAGTATGCTGTCTATCAAAATGTAATTGTAGTGGATCATTTCAAAAATGAAATGTACCTATTTGAACATCAGATTGAAGGCTCTCCTAAGGAACCTGTCATGCCTTTGTTGGAGACGATTTTGAATTCAAAGAATATTCCTTCTTATAGTTTCAAAACAGTAGGAGAGGAATTTTCCAATTATTCGGATGAAGAATTTCTTGATATCTTAAAGAAAGGTCAAGAGCATTGTTTCCGTGGGGACGTGTTTCAAATCGTACTTTCCCGCAGGTTTTCCTCTAAATTCAAAGGTGATGAATTCAATGTGTACCGAGCTTTGCGATCCGTGAACCCTTCACCCTATTTGTTTTATTTTGATTATGGTTCATTCAAAGTATTTGGTAGTTCGCCCGAAGCACAGATAGTGGTTAAAAATAACAAAGCCACGATTTATCCTATTGCAGGAACCTTCAAGCGAACAGGCAATGATTTAGCGGATGCAAGTTTGGCACGTAAACTTTATGATGACCCTAAAGAGAATTCCGAACATGTCATGTTGGTAGATTTAGCTCGAAATGACTTGAGCAGAAGTTCGGAAAAAGTTGAAGTTGAAGTATTTAAAGAGATTCAGTACTACTCTCATGTCATCCATTTAGTATCCAAAGTAACAGGTACTTTGCCAGAAAATGCTAATCCTTTGCAATTGGTTGCAGATACTTTTCCAGCGGGGACTTTATCTGGTGCTCCTAAATACAAAGCGATGGAGATTATTGATAACCTTGAAAATATGCGTCGGACATTTTATGGAGGAGCTATCGGTTTTTTAGGTTTCAATGGAGACTTTAACCATGCTATCTTGATCCGTTCGTTTGTTTCTGAAAACAACGAACTCAGATATCAGGCAGGTGCAGGAGTGGTGGCTAAATCATCTATTCAATCGGAATTACAAGAAGTAGCAAACAAATTAGAAGCATTGCGTGTGGCTTTAAAAGCAGCAGAGAAAATTTAA
- a CDS encoding anthranilate synthase component II translates to MKILVLDNYDSFTYNLVYIIRQLGYGAQMDIYRNDKISIEAVEAYDKILLSPGPGIPSEAGIMPALLKQYASTKDILGVCLGHQAIGEAFGSGLTNLSEVVHGLASEVTVQDDLLFQALPKEFKVGRYHSWVINEQTLPSSLKVTARTPDGQIMAVTHEVYRVRGVQFHPESILTEHGVEMMRNWLEGNR, encoded by the coding sequence ATGAAAATATTGGTGTTAGATAATTACGATTCATTCACATATAATTTGGTGTACATCATTCGTCAGCTTGGCTATGGTGCTCAAATGGATATTTATAGAAATGATAAAATTTCCATAGAAGCAGTGGAAGCTTATGATAAAATTTTGCTCTCTCCAGGACCTGGGATTCCTTCGGAGGCAGGTATCATGCCGGCCTTATTGAAACAATATGCTTCCACAAAGGATATTCTTGGGGTATGTTTAGGCCATCAAGCTATCGGGGAAGCTTTTGGGAGTGGATTGACCAATTTATCAGAAGTGGTTCACGGTTTAGCTTCGGAAGTCACGGTACAGGATGACCTGCTTTTCCAAGCCTTACCCAAGGAGTTTAAGGTAGGTAGGTATCATTCTTGGGTGATCAATGAACAAACCCTTCCTTCCTCTTTGAAAGTGACAGCCCGCACCCCCGATGGGCAAATTATGGCAGTTACGCATGAAGTATACCGGGTAAGGGGAGTACAATTTCATCCGGAGTCTATCTTGACCGAGCATGGAGTGGAGATGATGCGGAATTGGTTGGAGGGGAACAGGTAA